One part of the Plasmodium cynomolgi strain B DNA, chromosome 3, whole genome shotgun sequence genome encodes these proteins:
- a CDS encoding hypothetical protein (putative) has translation MGCLVQRYGTTKPVSRSVGSDKKEVYKYYSDRLREDIGPIKLMRSLPALNHYVSLLDMTKFTIKYILSYRFFFIYMARTTFQAVRPLMAFCVFGELMKLILATMTSGVFAFFFSFVLAFEVLYFFLQCYISYTFLTMFFDVMF, from the exons ATGGGTTGTCTCGTCCAGAGGTACGGAACCACCAAACCGGTGAGCAGATCCGTCGGGAgcgacaaaaaggaagtgtATAAGTACTACAGCGATAGGTTACGGGAAGACATCGGTCCCATCAAACTGATGAGAAGCTTGCCTGCCCTAAACCACTACGTCAGCCTGCTCGACATGACAAAATTTACGATTAAGTACATTTTGAGTTATCGCTTCTTTTTCATCTACATGGCCCGGACGACGTTTCAG gCTGTCCGGCCGTTGATGGCCTTCTGCGTCTTTGGCGAGCTGATGAAGCTCATACTGGCCACCATGACGAGTGGCGTGTTcgccttcttcttttccttcgtCCTCGCGTTCGAGGTGCTCTACTTTTTCCTACAGTGTTACATATCATACACCTTCTTGACCATGTTTTTCGACGTCATGTTTTGA